A genomic region of Arachis hypogaea cultivar Tifrunner chromosome 5, arahy.Tifrunner.gnm2.J5K5, whole genome shotgun sequence contains the following coding sequences:
- the LOC112801333 gene encoding cellulose synthase-like protein D3 codes for MASKSFKPSRLSQSSSTRSDVNESQKVTFARRTSSGRYVSYSRDDLDSELGSTDFANYTVHLPPTPDNQPMDPSISQKVEEQYVSNSLFTGGFNSVTRAHLMDKVIESEANHPQMAGAKGSSCAIPGCDSKVMSDERGVDILPCECDFKICRDCYIDAVKAGGGICPGCKEPYKNTELDEVAVDNSRPLPLPPPSGMSKMERRLSLMKSTKSALMRSQTGDFDHNRWLFETKGTYGYGNAIWPKEGGFGNEKEDSVAEPTELMNRPWRPLTRKLKIPAAVLSPYRLLIFVRLVVLTLFLMWRVSHKNTDAIWLWGMSVVCEIWFAFSWLLDQLPKLCPINRSTDLNVLKEKFETPTPNNPTGKSDLPGIDVFVSTADPEKEPPLVTANTILSILAADYPVEKLSCYVSDDGGALLTFEAMAEAASFANIWVPFCRKHDIEPRNPESYFSLKRDPYKNKVKPDFVKDRRRVKREYDEFKVRINSLPDSIRRRSDAYHAREEIKAMKLQRQNKEDEPIEPAKIPKATWMADGTHWPGTWLSPTSEHTRGDHAGIIQVMLKPPSDEPLLGNADDTKLIDVTDVDIRLPLLVYVSREKRPGYDHNKKAGAMNALVRASAIMSNGPFILNLDCDHYIYNSKAMREGMCFMMDRGGDRICYVQFPQRFEGIDPSDRYANHNTVFFDVNMRALDGLQGPVYVGTGCLFRRVALYGFDPPRSKEHNPGCCSCCFGRQKKLASMASTPEENRALRMGESDDEEMNLSLFPKKFGNSTFLIDSIPVAEFQGRPLADHPAVKNGRPPGALTIPRDLLDASTVAEAISVISCWYEDKTEWGQRVGWIYGSVTEDVVTGYRMHNRGWKSVYCVTKRDAFRGTAPINLTDRLHQVLRWATGSVEIFFSRNNALLASPRMKFLQRIAYLNVGIYPFTSIFLIVYCFLPALSLFSGQFIVQTLNVTFLSYLLGITVTLCMLAVLEIKWSGIELEEWWRNEQFWLIGGTSAHLAAVLQGLLKVIAGIEISFTLTSKSAGDDVDDEFADLYIVKWTSLMIPPITIMMVNLIAIAVGVSRTIYSVIPQWSRLIGGVFFSFWVLTHLYPFAKGLMGRRGRTPTIVFVWSGLIAITISLLWVAINPPAGSNQIGGSFQFP; via the exons ATGGCATCAAAATCATTTAAGCCTAGTCGATTGTCTCAATCAAGTTCAACAAGGTCTGATGTCAATGAAAGCCAGAAAGTAACATTTGCTCGGAGAACGTCCTCCGGTCGCTATGTCAGCTACTCTAGAGATGATCTTGACAGTGAACTTGGGAGCACTGACTTTGCGAATTATACAGTGCATTTACCACCAACCCCAGACAACCAACCTATGGATCCATCGATTTCACAGAAAGTTGAGGAGCAGTATGTGTCGAATTCACTCTTCACGGGTGGATTCAACAGTGTTACAAGAGCCCATTTGATGGATAAGGTGATAGAATCCGAGGCAAACCATCCACAGATGGCCGGAGCAAAAGGATCCTCATGTGCAATTCCTGGTTGTGATTCTAAAGTGATGAGTGATGAGCGCGGCGTTGATATTCTTCCTTGTGAGTGTGACTTTAAGATATGTAGGGATTGTTATATAGATGCAGTAAAAGCAGGAGGTGGGATATGCCCGGGATGCAAGGAGCCGTATAAGAACACAGAATTAGATGAAGTGGCGGTGGACAATTCACGCCCCCTTCCGCTTCCTCCGCCTAGTGGAATGTCTAAAATGGAGAGGAGATTGTCCTTGATGAAGTCAACAAAGTCAGCATTAATGAGGAGCCAAACTGGAGACTTCGATCATAATAGGTGGCTCTTTGAGACAAAGGGAACCTATGGCTATGGCAATGCTATATGGCCAAAGGAAGGAGGTTTCGGAAATGAAAAAGAGGATAGTGTTGCTGAGCCAACTGAGTTAATGAACAGACCCTGGAGGCCGCTTACTCGGAAATTGAAAATACCTGCTGCTGTTCTGAGTCCATATCG CTTGCTCATTTTTGTTCGATTGGTGGTCCTGACTCTATTCCTTATGTGGAGAGTGAGCCACAAAAATACTGATGCAATCTGGCTGTGGGGTATGTCCGTTGTTTGTGAGATATGGTTTGCCTTCTCCTGGCTTCTAGATCAACTTCCCAAACTATGCCCGATAAATCGTTCCACGGATCTCAATGTTCTGAAGGAGAAGTTCGAGACACCGACTCCTAACAATCCTACAGGGAAGTCTGATCTTCCAGGCATTGATGTCTTTGTGTCTACTGCAGATCCGGAGAAAGAACCACCTCTTGTCACAGCAAACACCATATTGTCCATTTTAGCTGCTGATTACCCTGTTGAGAAGCTTTCTTGCTATGTTTCCGATGATGGAGGCGCCCTTCTTACTTTTGAGGCAATGGCTGAAGCTGCCAGCTTTGCTAATATTTGGGTTCCCTTCTGTCGTAAACACGATATCGAGCCAAGGAATCCTGAATCATATTTCAGCCTAAAGAGAGATCCTTACAAGAACAAAGTAAAGCCAGATTTTGTCAAGGATCGAAGACGGGTGAAGCGTGAGTATGATGAGTTCAAGGTTAGGATCAATAGTTTGCCTGACTCAATCCGTCGTCGGTCAGATGCCTATCATGCTAGAGAGGAAATCAAGGCCATGAAACTTCAGAGACAAAACAAAGAAGACGAACCCATAGAACCGGCAAAGATTCCAAAAGCAACATGGATGGCTGATGGAACTCATTGGCCAGGTACTTGGTTAAGTCCTACATCTGAACACACAAGGGGAGACCATGCTGGTATAATTCAG GTGATGTTAAAACCTCCCAGTGATGAACCTCTTCTTGGAAATGCTGATGATACAAAGCTCATTGATGTGACTGATGTTGATATCCGACTTCCCCTTCTTGTTTATGTTTCACGGGAGAAGCGTCCGGGCTATGATCACAACAAAAAGGCCGGGGCCATGAATGCCTTGGTCCGAGCCTCAGCCATAATGTCTAATGGTCCTTTTATACTCAATCTCGACTGCGACCACTATATCTACAACTCCAAAGCTATGAGGGAAGGCATGTGCTTTATGATGGATCGGGGAGGCGACCGCATTTGTTATGTCCAGTTCCCCCAGAGATTCGAGGGGATCGATCCCTCTGATAGATATGCTAATCACAACACCGTCTTCTTTGATGTCAACATGAGAGCCCTTGATGGACTTCAAGGGCCAGTCTATGTGGGAACTGGGTGCCTTTTCAGACGCGTTGCGCTATACGGTTTCGACCCACCACGTTCAAAAGAGCATAACCCGGGTTGTTGTAGTTGCTGCTTTGGTCGTCAGAAGAAGCTTGCTTCAATGGCAAGCACCCCCGAAGAGAACAGGGCACTAAGAATGGGCGAATCTGATGATGAAGAAATGAATCTATCTTTGTTCCCTAAGAAGTTTGGAAACTCAACATTCCTCATTGATTCAATCCCAGTGGCAGAGTTCCAAGGTAGACCTCTTGCTGATCACCCTGCTGTGAAAAATGGACGGCCACCGGGTGCTCTCACCATTCCCCGGGATCTTCTTGATGCATCAACCGTGGCCGAGGCCATCAGTGTCATCTCCTGTTGGTACGAGGACAAGACCGAGTGGGGACAGCGAGTTGGATGGATCTATGGCTCGGTTACTGAGGATGTGGTCACTGGATATAGGATGCACAACAGGGGATGGAAATCAGTTTACTGTGTGACTAAGCGCGATGCCTTCCGCGGCACGGCACCAATAAATCTCACTGACAGGCTGCATCAGGTCCTTAGATGGGCTACTGGCTCAGTTGAAATATTCTTCTCACGGAACAATGCCCTTCTTGCTAGCCCAAGAATGAAATTTCTTCAACGTATCGCATACCTCAACGTCGGAATTTACCCGTTCACTTCCATATTCCTTATTGTTTACTGCTTCCTCCCGGCGCTATCCCTCTTCTCCGGCCAGTTCATTGTGCAGACTCTCAATGTTACTTTCCTTTCTTACCTATTAGGCATCACTGTCACTTTGTGCATGCTTGCAGTGCTCGAAATCAAGTGGTCCGGCATTGAGTTGGAAGAGTGGTGGCGGAACGAGCAGTTCTGGCTGATTGGAGGGACCAGTGCTCATCTAGCTGCAGTCCTCCAAGGCTTGCTCAAAGTCATAGCCGGGATAGAGATCTCATTCACATTGACTTCAAAATCTGCCGGCGATGACGTAGATGACGAGTTTGCTGACCTCTACATTGTGAAATGGACATCCCTGATGATCCCACCAATAACAATCATGATGGTTAATTTGATAGCAATTGCAGTGGGAGTTAGCAGAACGATATACAGTGTGATACCGCAGTGGAGCCGTCTAATAGGTGGTGTTTTCTTCAGTTTCTGGGTGTTGACTCATCTATACCCATTTGCAAAAGGTTTGATGGGAAGGAGAGGGAGGACACCTACCATTGTTTTTGTATGGTCAGGACTCATAGCAATCACAATCTCTCTCCTGTGGGTGGCAATCAATCCCCCTGCTGGTTCTAACCAAATTGGTGGTTCATTCCAGTTCCCATGA